From one Xiphias gladius isolate SHS-SW01 ecotype Sanya breed wild unplaced genomic scaffold, ASM1685928v1 HiC_scaffold_196, whole genome shotgun sequence genomic stretch:
- the LOC120787550 gene encoding uncharacterized protein LOC120787550, whose protein sequence is MSSSRPRIPEEHLPEGVAPQQVLDNDAGGVDDIIGRPAEDGFPELILVVDDDEDNNLPVNISSGEEEEFEEDDREVDETDSESEIGEVWSGDFSNDSGYSTMTFSEEYLEDDLEDDFRPLSPLVQQFPPESFWQDWRRMHPSFIAGAPLLVVPVGIPDAAPVCGPAAAPQQLMVGHPQLLHKEDQEENYTGRQETMASLSLWNPKMG, encoded by the exons ATGTCCTCCAGTAGACCACGGATCCCGGAGGAGCACCTGCCGGAGGGAGTCGCCCCCCAGCAGGTGCTGGACAACGATGCAG GTGGTGTAGACGACATCATTGGACGTCCTGCAGAAGATGGGTTCCCTGAACTGATCTTGGTTGTGGATGATGACGAAGACAACAATCTCCCAGTCAACATCTcatctggtgaggaagaggagtttgagGAAGACGATAGGGAAGTCGACGAGACCGACTCAGAAAGTGAAATTGGTGAGGTCTGGTCTGGCGACTTCAGCAATGATTCAGGGTACAGCACCATGACTTTCTCTGAAGAGTACCTTGAAGACGACCTTGAAGACGACTTTAGACCTCTGTCCCCTCTCGTCCAGCAGTTCCCACCAGAAAGCTTTTGGCAGGACTGGCgaaggatgcatccttcttttattgctggcgcacctcttcttgttgttcccGTTGgtattcctgatgctgctcccgTTTGTGGTCCTGCCGCTGCTCCTCAGCAGCTGATGGTCGGGCACCCGCAG ctcctccacaaagaggaccAGGAAGAGAACTACACGggcag gcaggagaccaT